Proteins found in one Acidobacteriota bacterium genomic segment:
- a CDS encoding amino acid adenylation domain-containing protein: MTDKPANPNAGELTPLQKALLTIRTLRKELDAAHADRSEPIAIVGLGCRVPGADGPVAFWELLSQGRDAITEVPRSRWDVDALYDPRPGTPGKVYSRFGGFIEHVDLFDASFFGISSREAASIDPQQRVLLEVAWHALEHAGIAPSSLKATPTGVFVGVTSADYACLQLEQNRLPNDPYFSSGAALNACAGRLSYVLGLQGPCMAVDTACSSSLTAIHLACSALRNRECDTALAGGVNLMLATWPHVTLAAAQMVAADGRCKTFDASADGYVRGEGCGMVVLKRLSDAARDGDRILALIRGTAVNQDGASSGFTVPNGVAQQALIRRTLDAAGVAPAAIDYVESHGTGTALGDPIEAGALGAVLGRAGGRDRPLLIGSVKSNIGHLESAAGVIGLIKLVLAMGHGRIPQTLHVHQPNPKIDWDGLNLTPVSESVAWPGGDRRRLAALSAFGVSGSNAHLVLEDAPAIVMVRPERDRPLHVLALSAKSPIALAELAAAYDAFLAGRHDDELGAICSSANRGRSHFKHRAAICASSVDQFRAGLAGIHGGEPAPGLFLGGEPARGHQPPWPGPAALSPDATPAEWSAWLQSLADAYVHGVDVDWSALDGSIPHARVHLPTYPFQRKRFWIAEREEIMPLTPTPPIAAPADALQRHRDAVRTDLIALVAEVLREQPADVPRDVPFLEMGADSLVLVFAARRIDERFGVKVEIRQFFEEISSVAALADYVAERVPLPAPSPAPVAPVAVAIAAPAAAVLPAMPTLTDASSGEVMRVVQAQMELMARQLELLARAQVPAHPTLAMSLPSPAASTPPSASPLPVSPARSSPLNDLKHPVTAKPSGLTERQQRSLDEFIQRFTARTQRSKALAEACRDRLADSRATVGFRFSTKEILYPITGAAALGSSLEDVDGNHYIDLTMGFGSLLFGSRPDFVVQAIAAELQRGIQLGMRSDLMDELTRLFCEVTGKARVVFTNSGTEAVMTALRLARAATGRSTVVIFEGAYHGHSDGTLAQRAVGDTPLASEPVAPGIPANVARDVIVLEYGTPESLAIIRSRAHELAAVLVEPVQSRRPDFQPVEFLRELRAITAASGTALIFDEMITGFRAHPAGCQGLFGIEADIATYGKIIGGGMPIGAVAGIPRFLDGIDGGTWRYGDHSYPGAARTYFGGTFCQHPLAMAAALAVLRHLKAEGPALQARLSQRTTAFAETLNAFFVDAGVPIRVSHFASIFRFEFSGNLELFFYYMLEKGVYIWEWRNCFLSTAHTDEQLDRVIRAVKDSIADLRAAGFLPAAGNAGDAALSPSPGTSDPSGKALATGFWDRGKSKLGQREKTGSPARGAASARKREQTLSFSLSYFGSYEPAYSPDKYDLLIEGARFADAEGFAAIWIPERHFHEFGGLSPNPSVLAAALARETRRVHLRAGSVVAPLHHPMRIAEEWSLVDNLAGGRVGVAFASGWHPNDFVFAPQNFGRQREITFDTMETVRRIWRGEAVSYRNGAGQDIATTLHPLPSQAELPCWLTIVNNPETYRKAGELGVGVLTNLMGQTLDELAANVALYRETLAAHGHDPEAGNVTVLLHTYVRDDSAQAISEARRPLCDYLLSSMTLFKQLVKSQGLAIDLDALSAADREFIVQTAFDNYVAHSALIGSPETCQPIVEKLIAAGADEVACFVDFGVPTELALRGLSSLNDLRKRWLGPVGVAGPRSFPMSEAQRQLWLLARISDDGANAYNDPAVLAIEGEIDREAFASAITMVVARHESLRTTVDPDADRLIVHPPAPVTPRELDFSTASDPDREVRAHLQQANATRIDLVNGPVFTVTVIKTARRRHVLVLGSHHLLTDGASMVNVINELNDSYSALRRGTAPALAPPPQYRDFVRWHQEQESTAAMRAHEAFWVGQMTPLPPPADLPTDRPRPAVKTFRGAVRHLAIDEALVSRAARCAGAQGSTVFMLLLAVFQVLLHRVSGQDAMVVGCPSSGRGLDRGEAVVGYCAHLLPIVSTIPATGSSRLSFSGHLRRLRGTLLDAFQHQDYPFARLLNKLAVKRDISRTPLVSTVFNLERPSYRAIDGGLTLAPYQRQVSFARMDLTLTANVFDHGAVLECDYNTDLFDAATIDRLLAQYRTLLESVVADPDADVHALPLLDEASRLQHLSIWNDSPAQSVEHCCHQLFEAQAATRPDAVAVSERRPGGERLSYRQLNERANQLAHFLRRSGIGPEQRVGVHLRRSADLLVALLGTMKAGAAYVPIDPEYPAARRQQIQDDAQIAMLLTQQELLAGSPTSAVCCLDRDRATLDAESIETPAVTVSLDHPAYVIYTSGSTGRPKGVVVPHGGLTNYLQWAARSYLSSADGGAPVLGSVGFDATITSLFVPLVAGGFAELWPEGDELATLAEVLGGDADYQFVKITPAHLEVLNRLLADGPAAGATRRLVLGGEAISPPALAAWTQHDQLRIINEYGPTEAVVGCCTYEFSGPPGESVPIGRPISGARLHVLDDHLELVPAGVVGELCIGGRGVARGYLGRPDLTAASFIPDPFAGRGGAGQPGDRLYRTGDRARYRADGTLEYLGRADGQVKLRGFRIELAEIEAVIAQRPGVLEAAVMLREDEPGNPRIVAYVCAAANETVSIVTLRDELKQLLPEYMVPSAFVRLASMPLTANGKVDRGALPAPDRERPEQAAEFAAPQGEMERALAGIWRTVLNLNEVGARDNFFDLGGSSLLAVEAYRQMATIANGKCQVIDLFRYPTIRALAAFLGDEAAVPEVRSDVDQRAARQRASIRKRASQRNRVVPQPS; the protein is encoded by the coding sequence ATGACCGACAAACCCGCGAACCCCAACGCCGGTGAGTTGACGCCGCTGCAGAAGGCGTTGCTTACCATCCGGACGCTGCGCAAGGAACTGGACGCGGCGCACGCCGACCGGTCCGAGCCGATTGCGATCGTCGGCCTCGGCTGTCGCGTGCCTGGCGCCGACGGTCCCGTGGCGTTTTGGGAACTGCTGTCGCAGGGCCGCGATGCCATCACCGAAGTGCCGCGCAGCCGGTGGGATGTGGACGCGCTTTACGACCCGCGACCCGGCACCCCCGGCAAGGTCTACAGCCGCTTCGGCGGCTTCATCGAGCATGTCGACCTGTTCGACGCGTCGTTCTTCGGCATCTCATCGCGTGAAGCCGCGTCCATCGATCCGCAGCAGCGCGTGCTGCTCGAGGTTGCGTGGCACGCGCTCGAGCATGCGGGCATCGCGCCGTCGTCGCTCAAAGCCACCCCGACCGGTGTCTTCGTCGGCGTCACGTCCGCCGACTACGCCTGCCTGCAGCTGGAGCAGAACCGCCTGCCCAACGATCCGTATTTCAGTTCAGGCGCGGCGCTGAATGCGTGTGCCGGGCGGCTCTCATACGTGCTTGGCCTGCAGGGACCGTGCATGGCCGTCGACACGGCCTGTTCGTCGTCCCTGACCGCCATTCATCTCGCGTGTTCGGCGCTCAGAAATCGTGAATGTGACACGGCGCTGGCCGGCGGCGTGAACCTGATGCTCGCGACCTGGCCGCATGTCACCCTGGCCGCCGCTCAAATGGTCGCCGCGGACGGCCGTTGCAAGACCTTCGACGCCTCGGCCGACGGCTACGTGCGCGGCGAAGGCTGCGGGATGGTCGTGCTCAAGCGGCTTTCTGATGCCGCGAGGGACGGCGATCGCATTCTCGCCCTGATCCGCGGGACCGCCGTCAATCAGGATGGTGCCAGCAGCGGTTTCACCGTGCCGAACGGTGTCGCTCAGCAGGCGTTGATCCGGCGGACCCTGGACGCGGCCGGCGTGGCACCCGCGGCGATCGACTACGTCGAGTCGCACGGCACCGGCACGGCGCTCGGCGATCCGATCGAGGCCGGCGCGCTCGGGGCCGTTTTGGGCCGCGCCGGCGGGCGCGATCGGCCGCTCTTGATCGGTTCGGTCAAATCGAACATCGGCCACCTGGAGTCGGCGGCCGGCGTGATCGGACTCATCAAGCTGGTGCTGGCGATGGGTCACGGCCGGATTCCACAGACGCTGCACGTGCACCAGCCCAATCCCAAAATCGATTGGGACGGACTGAATCTCACGCCGGTCTCGGAATCGGTGGCGTGGCCGGGCGGCGACCGGCGCCGGCTGGCGGCGCTCAGTGCGTTCGGCGTCAGTGGCTCGAATGCACACCTGGTCCTTGAAGATGCGCCGGCCATCGTCATGGTGCGGCCGGAGCGCGACCGGCCGCTCCACGTGTTGGCCCTCTCGGCCAAATCGCCGATCGCGCTGGCCGAGCTGGCTGCCGCCTACGACGCATTCCTGGCCGGCCGGCACGACGATGAACTGGGTGCGATCTGCAGTAGCGCGAATCGCGGACGCAGCCATTTCAAGCATCGGGCGGCGATCTGTGCCTCGTCGGTCGACCAGTTCCGCGCCGGACTCGCCGGTATTCACGGTGGCGAGCCGGCTCCTGGGCTGTTTCTGGGCGGCGAACCGGCGCGCGGCCATCAGCCACCGTGGCCGGGCCCGGCCGCGCTCTCGCCCGACGCCACCCCGGCCGAGTGGTCGGCGTGGCTGCAAAGCCTGGCCGACGCGTACGTCCATGGTGTCGACGTCGACTGGAGCGCTCTCGACGGCTCGATCCCACACGCCCGGGTGCACCTGCCGACTTATCCGTTTCAACGCAAACGCTTTTGGATCGCGGAAAGAGAAGAGATCATGCCGCTGACGCCGACCCCACCGATCGCCGCACCTGCCGACGCGCTGCAACGCCATCGCGACGCGGTGCGGACCGATCTGATTGCGCTGGTCGCTGAAGTTTTGCGTGAACAGCCCGCCGACGTGCCGCGCGACGTGCCGTTTCTCGAAATGGGCGCCGACTCGTTGGTCCTGGTGTTTGCCGCCCGTCGCATCGACGAGCGTTTTGGGGTCAAGGTCGAGATTCGCCAGTTCTTCGAGGAGATTAGCTCCGTGGCAGCGTTGGCCGATTACGTCGCCGAGCGGGTGCCGCTGCCGGCGCCGTCCCCGGCGCCCGTGGCCCCGGTGGCCGTCGCCATCGCGGCCCCTGCCGCGGCGGTCCTGCCCGCCATGCCGACGTTGACCGACGCGTCGAGTGGGGAGGTCATGCGCGTCGTCCAGGCGCAGATGGAGCTGATGGCGCGCCAACTGGAACTGCTGGCGCGTGCCCAGGTGCCGGCTCACCCGACGCTGGCGATGAGTCTGCCTTCGCCGGCGGCGTCGACCCCGCCGTCGGCGAGTCCGTTGCCTGTGTCACCGGCGCGGTCATCTCCGCTCAACGATCTCAAGCATCCGGTCACCGCCAAGCCGAGCGGATTGACCGAGCGGCAACAGCGCAGCCTGGACGAGTTCATCCAGCGGTTCACCGCGCGGACGCAGCGATCGAAGGCGCTGGCCGAGGCGTGTCGCGATCGCCTGGCAGACAGCCGCGCGACTGTCGGGTTTCGTTTTTCGACCAAGGAGATCCTCTACCCGATTACCGGCGCGGCGGCGCTCGGTTCCTCGCTCGAGGACGTCGATGGCAATCACTACATCGACCTGACGATGGGGTTTGGGTCGTTGTTGTTCGGGAGTCGTCCCGATTTCGTGGTGCAGGCGATTGCCGCTGAACTTCAGCGTGGCATTCAGCTGGGCATGCGCTCTGACCTGATGGATGAACTCACGCGCCTGTTCTGCGAGGTGACAGGGAAGGCGCGCGTCGTGTTCACCAACTCCGGCACCGAAGCGGTGATGACCGCGTTGCGTCTGGCGCGGGCCGCCACGGGCCGGTCGACCGTGGTCATCTTTGAAGGCGCGTATCACGGCCACTCCGATGGCACGCTGGCGCAGCGGGCGGTCGGCGACACGCCGCTGGCATCAGAGCCGGTGGCGCCCGGCATTCCCGCCAACGTCGCGCGCGACGTGATCGTCCTCGAGTACGGCACGCCGGAGTCGCTGGCAATCATTCGCAGCCGGGCCCACGAACTGGCGGCGGTCCTGGTCGAGCCGGTGCAGAGTCGCCGGCCGGACTTTCAACCAGTCGAGTTCCTCCGCGAGTTGCGGGCGATCACCGCGGCGTCGGGCACGGCCTTGATCTTCGACGAGATGATCACCGGCTTCCGGGCCCATCCGGCCGGCTGCCAGGGCCTGTTCGGCATTGAGGCCGACATCGCGACTTACGGCAAGATCATCGGCGGCGGCATGCCGATCGGCGCGGTGGCCGGCATCCCCAGGTTCCTCGACGGAATTGACGGCGGTACCTGGCGTTACGGCGACCACTCGTACCCGGGCGCGGCGCGGACCTACTTTGGCGGCACCTTCTGCCAGCATCCGCTGGCGATGGCGGCGGCGCTTGCCGTTCTTCGCCACCTCAAGGCCGAAGGGCCGGCACTGCAGGCCCGGCTGAGCCAGCGCACCACCGCCTTTGCCGAGACGCTCAACGCTTTCTTTGTCGACGCGGGCGTACCGATTCGCGTCTCGCACTTCGCTTCGATCTTCCGCTTCGAGTTCTCCGGCAACCTCGAGTTGTTCTTCTATTACATGCTCGAGAAGGGCGTCTACATCTGGGAATGGCGCAACTGCTTCCTGTCGACCGCGCACACCGATGAGCAACTCGATCGGGTGATCCGCGCCGTCAAGGACAGCATCGCGGACCTGCGGGCGGCGGGCTTCCTGCCGGCCGCCGGGAACGCCGGTGACGCCGCCCTTTCCCCCTCACCTGGCACCTCGGATCCGTCCGGGAAGGCCCTTGCGACCGGGTTCTGGGACCGCGGCAAGTCGAAGCTCGGTCAACGCGAAAAGACCGGCTCGCCGGCTCGCGGTGCGGCGTCGGCGCGCAAGCGCGAGCAAACGCTCAGCTTCAGCCTGTCGTACTTCGGCAGCTACGAGCCGGCCTACTCGCCCGACAAGTACGACCTGCTGATTGAAGGCGCGCGCTTCGCCGATGCCGAAGGCTTCGCGGCGATCTGGATTCCAGAGCGGCACTTCCACGAGTTCGGCGGCCTGTCGCCCAACCCCTCGGTGCTCGCTGCCGCCCTGGCCCGGGAAACCAGGCGCGTGCACCTTCGCGCGGGAAGTGTCGTGGCGCCACTGCATCATCCGATGCGCATCGCCGAGGAGTGGTCGCTGGTCGACAACCTGGCCGGCGGCCGCGTCGGCGTCGCGTTCGCATCCGGCTGGCACCCGAACGACTTCGTGTTCGCGCCGCAGAACTTCGGCCGGCAGCGCGAGATCACGTTCGACACCATGGAAACCGTGCGCCGGATCTGGCGGGGCGAAGCCGTCTCGTATCGCAACGGCGCCGGCCAGGATATCGCCACCACATTGCACCCACTGCCGAGCCAGGCCGAGCTCCCGTGCTGGCTGACGATTGTCAATAACCCCGAGACGTACCGGAAAGCCGGGGAGCTGGGCGTGGGCGTGCTGACCAACCTGATGGGGCAGACGTTGGACGAACTCGCGGCCAACGTGGCGCTCTACCGCGAGACGCTGGCCGCACACGGACACGATCCGGAGGCGGGCAACGTCACCGTGCTCCTGCATACCTATGTCCGCGATGATTCGGCGCAGGCGATCAGCGAGGCGCGCCGGCCGCTGTGCGACTACCTGCTGTCGTCGATGACCCTGTTCAAGCAGCTCGTCAAGAGCCAGGGCCTGGCGATCGATCTCGACGCGTTGTCGGCCGCCGATCGCGAGTTCATCGTGCAGACCGCGTTCGACAACTACGTCGCGCACAGCGCCCTGATCGGTTCGCCCGAAACCTGCCAGCCGATCGTCGAGAAACTGATCGCGGCGGGTGCTGACGAGGTCGCCTGCTTCGTCGACTTCGGCGTGCCGACCGAGCTGGCGCTGCGCGGGTTGTCGTCTCTGAACGACCTGCGAAAGCGCTGGTTGGGTCCGGTCGGCGTCGCCGGGCCGCGGTCATTCCCGATGAGTGAGGCGCAGCGGCAGCTGTGGCTGCTGGCTCGGATCTCGGACGATGGCGCGAACGCCTACAACGATCCGGCGGTGCTGGCGATCGAAGGCGAGATCGATCGCGAGGCTTTCGCCAGCGCCATCACGATGGTCGTCGCTCGACACGAGTCGCTGCGCACCACGGTCGATCCCGATGCCGACCGCCTGATCGTTCATCCGCCGGCCCCGGTGACTCCCCGCGAACTCGACTTCTCGACCGCCAGTGACCCTGACCGCGAGGTGCGGGCGCATCTGCAGCAGGCGAATGCGACCCGGATCGACCTGGTGAACGGCCCGGTGTTTACGGTGACCGTGATCAAGACCGCTCGGCGCCGGCACGTCCTGGTGCTCGGTTCGCATCACCTGCTCACCGACGGCGCGTCGATGGTGAATGTGATCAACGAGCTCAACGACAGCTATTCGGCATTGCGGCGCGGCACCGCGCCGGCGTTGGCACCGCCGCCGCAGTATCGCGACTTCGTCCGGTGGCACCAGGAACAGGAATCGACGGCCGCCATGCGGGCGCATGAGGCCTTTTGGGTGGGGCAGATGACGCCGCTGCCGCCGCCGGCCGACCTGCCGACCGATCGCCCGCGGCCGGCCGTCAAGACGTTCCGCGGCGCCGTGCGGCACCTCGCAATTGACGAGGCGCTCGTCAGCCGCGCGGCCAGGTGTGCCGGCGCGCAGGGGTCAACGGTCTTCATGTTGCTGCTGGCAGTGTTCCAGGTGCTGCTGCACCGGGTGAGCGGCCAGGACGCCATGGTGGTGGGCTGTCCGAGCAGCGGCCGCGGCCTCGACCGAGGCGAAGCCGTCGTCGGCTACTGCGCCCATCTGCTGCCGATCGTCAGCACTATTCCCGCCACGGGGTCCAGCCGGTTGTCATTCTCCGGCCACCTGCGCCGCCTGCGCGGCACGCTGCTCGATGCCTTTCAGCACCAGGATTATCCGTTCGCGCGGCTGCTGAACAAGCTCGCCGTCAAGCGCGACATCAGCCGTACCCCGCTTGTTTCGACCGTGTTCAATCTCGAGCGGCCGTCGTATCGGGCGATTGACGGCGGCCTGACACTGGCCCCGTACCAGCGACAGGTCTCCTTCGCGCGCATGGACCTGACGCTGACGGCCAACGTCTTCGATCACGGCGCCGTGCTCGAGTGCGACTACAACACCGACCTGTTCGACGCCGCCACGATCGACCGCCTGTTGGCGCAGTATCGGACCCTGCTCGAGAGCGTGGTGGCCGATCCCGATGCCGACGTCCACGCCTTGCCGCTGCTGGACGAAGCGTCGCGGCTGCAGCACCTCTCGATCTGGAACGACAGCCCTGCGCAATCGGTCGAGCACTGCTGCCATCAGCTGTTCGAGGCGCAGGCAGCCACGCGGCCCGACGCCGTGGCCGTTTCCGAGCGACGTCCTGGTGGTGAACGCCTTTCGTACCGGCAACTGAACGAGCGCGCGAACCAGCTGGCGCACTTCCTGCGACGGTCGGGCATCGGACCGGAACAGCGCGTCGGCGTCCATCTGCGGCGCTCGGCTGATTTACTTGTCGCACTGCTTGGCACCATGAAGGCCGGCGCCGCATACGTCCCGATCGACCCGGAGTATCCCGCCGCGCGCCGCCAGCAGATCCAGGATGATGCCCAGATTGCGATGCTGCTGACGCAGCAGGAACTGCTGGCGGGATCACCCACGTCGGCAGTGTGCTGTCTCGACCGCGACCGCGCCACGCTGGACGCCGAATCGATCGAGACCCCGGCGGTGACCGTCAGCCTCGACCACCCGGCCTACGTGATCTACACGTCTGGATCGACCGGCCGGCCGAAGGGTGTCGTGGTGCCGCATGGCGGCCTGACGAATTACCTGCAGTGGGCGGCGCGGTCCTATTTGTCGAGCGCCGATGGCGGCGCGCCGGTTCTTGGGTCGGTGGGTTTCGACGCCACGATTACGAGCTTGTTCGTACCGCTCGTGGCCGGCGGATTCGCGGAACTGTGGCCGGAAGGCGACGAGTTGGCAACGCTGGCCGAGGTGCTCGGCGGCGATGCCGACTATCAGTTTGTCAAGATCACCCCCGCGCATCTCGAAGTGCTCAATCGCTTGTTAGCCGACGGACCGGCCGCCGGGGCGACGCGGCGCCTGGTGCTCGGCGGCGAGGCCATCTCGCCGCCGGCGCTCGCGGCCTGGACACAGCACGATCAGCTCCGCATCATCAATGAATACGGCCCGACCGAAGCGGTGGTCGGCTGCTGCACCTACGAGTTCAGCGGCCCGCCGGGCGAGTCGGTGCCGATTGGCCGGCCCATCAGCGGCGCGCGGCTGCACGTCCTTGACGATCATCTCGAGCTCGTACCCGCGGGCGTGGTGGGCGAGCTCTGCATTGGCGGCCGCGGCGTCGCGCGCGGCTACCTGGGGCGGCCCGACCTGACCGCGGCCTCGTTCATTCCCGATCCATTCGCCGGACGTGGTGGAGCCGGCCAGCCTGGCGATCGGCTCTATCGGACTGGCGACCGGGCGCGCTATCGGGCAGACGGGACGCTCGAGTACCTGGGCCGGGCCGACGGGCAAGTCAAGTTGCGGGGCTTCCGCATCGAGCTCGCGGAAATTGAAGCGGTGATTGCGCAGCGGCCCGGCGTCCTCGAGGCCGCCGTGATGCTGCGGGAAGACGAGCCGGGCAACCCCCGAATCGTCGCCTATGTGTGCGCCGCCGCGAACGAGACCGTGTCGATCGTCACGCTGCGCGATGAGCTGAAGCAGCTACTGCCCGAATACATGGTGCCGTCGGCCTTCGTGAGGCTGGCGTCGATGCCGTTGACGGCGAACGGCAAGGTGGATCGCGGGGCGCTCCCGGCGCCGGACCGCGAACGTCCGGAGCAAGCTGCCGAGTTCGCGGCGCCGCAGGGCGAGATGGAACGCGCCCTGGCCGGGATCTGGCGAACGGTGCTCAACCTGAACGAGGTCGGCGCCCGAGACAACTTCTTCGATCTTGGCGGCAGTTCGCTGCTGGCGGTCGAGGCGTACCGGCAGATGGCCACGATCGCCAACGGCAAGTGCCAGGTCATCGATCTGTTCAGGTATCCAACCATTCGCGCGCTGGCGGCCTTTCTCGGTGACGAAGCGGCGGTGCCCGAGGTGCGCAGCGACGTCGATCAGCGCGCGGCGCGGCAGCGGGCCTCGATCCGGAAGCGCGCGAGCCAGCGCAATCGCGTGGTTCCACAACCAAGTTGA